A genomic stretch from Methanomassiliicoccales archaeon includes:
- a CDS encoding DNA primase, translating into MNIDPSTTKYLIKAKLQADGIVEKPDVVGAIFGQTEGLLGDELDLRDLQKSGRIGRIEVEVSSRQGKSEGEILIPSSLDQVETVILAAALETIDRVGPCKARINVESIEDVRITKRAKIIERAKELLSDLIRQSKSTGIDLTESVRQSVQTEEVIYYGKERLTAGPNVPDSDAIIVVEGRSDVLNLLRAGIKNAIAVEGTNIPKTISDLSKERIVTAFVDGDRGGELILRELFQVAEVDFVARAPRGQEVEELTQKQIMKCLRNKIPAEQYIEMYGLGGEVAQSNSAYHPQSRTERFEKIERVEKPEILAERDDFDERKTQNTKKLSPIQQKYKEMLAELSSTLNARLIDDKGGVIKEVPSKDLVNVLKEDIKDVAAIVFDGVITQRILDLAAEKKIQTVVGTKMANVTKQPVSIEVWTKEDLSG; encoded by the coding sequence ATGAACATCGATCCCAGCACCACTAAGTATCTTATAAAAGCTAAATTACAGGCTGATGGCATCGTTGAGAAACCTGATGTGGTGGGGGCTATTTTCGGTCAAACAGAGGGATTGCTTGGTGATGAACTGGATTTACGCGATCTCCAGAAAAGCGGCCGAATTGGTCGCATCGAGGTGGAAGTGAGTTCCAGGCAAGGAAAATCCGAAGGAGAGATCCTTATTCCATCTAGTCTAGATCAAGTCGAAACGGTCATTCTCGCTGCAGCTTTGGAAACAATTGACCGGGTCGGACCCTGCAAAGCCAGAATCAATGTCGAGTCAATCGAAGATGTCCGCATCACGAAAAGGGCAAAGATCATCGAGAGAGCAAAGGAATTATTATCCGATCTTATCAGGCAGTCGAAGAGCACTGGAATCGATCTTACCGAAAGCGTTCGTCAGTCTGTTCAAACTGAGGAGGTCATATACTACGGCAAGGAACGATTGACCGCCGGTCCAAACGTACCAGACTCCGACGCGATCATCGTCGTGGAGGGTCGATCCGATGTTCTCAATCTTTTGAGGGCCGGTATTAAAAACGCGATCGCAGTCGAGGGGACAAATATCCCCAAAACGATCAGTGACCTGTCAAAGGAACGCATTGTTACAGCATTCGTTGACGGCGACCGTGGCGGGGAGCTGATCCTAAGGGAACTTTTCCAAGTTGCTGAGGTCGACTTTGTTGCAAGAGCTCCCAGAGGTCAAGAAGTTGAGGAATTGACTCAAAAACAGATCATGAAGTGTTTAAGAAATAAAATCCCAGCCGAGCAGTACATTGAGATGTATGGTCTCGGTGGAGAAGTTGCTCAATCAAACAGCGCTTATCATCCTCAGAGCAGGACCGAGCGGTTCGAGAAAATCGAGCGGGTTGAGAAGCCAGAAATTCTTGCGGAGCGCGATGATTTTGATGAGAGGAAGACGCAGAATACCAAGAAGCTTTCTCCGATCCAGCAAAAGTATAAAGAAATGCTGGCAGAACTTTCGTCAACCTTGAATGCTCGCCTTATCGATGATAAGGGGGGTGTAATCAAAGAAGTCCCGAGCAAGGACCTTGTCAACGTTTTAAAGGAAGATATAAAAGATGTTGCTGCGATTGTTTTTGATGGTGTCATCACACAAAGAATCCTCGATCTTGCTGCAGAAAAGAAGATTCAAACGGTGGTTGGCACGAAAATGGCCAACGTAACGAAACAGCCAGTATCGATAGAAGTGTGGACGAAGGAAGATCTGAGCGGATGA